In Chitinophagales bacterium, a single genomic region encodes these proteins:
- a CDS encoding efflux RND transporter periplasmic adaptor subunit, with translation MKNLFFGFLFACLLGGIIWFASFVIKKSKTPEIVYQTEQGTYIDIYKKTMANGSILPRKEVNVKSSVSGLLDEIYVGSGSIVTKGDLIAKIKIIPNTENLT, from the coding sequence ATGAAAAACCTTTTTTTCGGATTTCTTTTTGCGTGCCTTTTAGGCGGTATTATTTGGTTTGCAAGTTTTGTTATTAAAAAATCTAAAACACCCGAAATTGTATATCAAACCGAGCAAGGAACGTATATAGATATTTATAAAAAAACAATGGCAAACGGTTCTATTTTACCCCGAAAAGAAGTGAATGTAAAATCTTCGGTGTCGGGTTTGTTAGATGAAATTTATGTGGGTTCGGGTTCTATAGTTACCAAAGGCGATTTAATAGCCAAAATAAAAATTATACCTAATACCGAAAATTTAACAC